A window of the Ostrea edulis chromosome 1, xbOstEdul1.1, whole genome shotgun sequence genome harbors these coding sequences:
- the LOC130048425 gene encoding uncharacterized protein LOC130048425 — protein sequence MVRQSQILVIVTELNIKNEIRTLYPKLNVVCLSNLKQLNEKQKYCSAGFMRIGIYRTIVVNWIIQENIPVFLFELDAMWLQNPLPFLIDTEPYDLAIIPTYDKSFEAAIGFYYMRASKRMKQFWRELIRRLIDLKNMFSCLRNEDLVRERDNDQMVLHDMIKEHYKNIMIYFLPLDRFIDGKWYWNPDTRTLRDAFILNFNFIIGVDNKIIRAKNFEHWFVSDDNVTCLPHRYTRFRNQLSGLM from the coding sequence ATGGTCAGGCAATCTCAGATTTTAGTTATAGTAACTGAGCTAAATATAAAGAATGAAATTCGTACTCTTTATCCAAAATTGAATGTTGTTTGCTTGAGCAACTTAAAACAACTCAATGAGAAGCAGAAATACTGTTCTGCCGGATTTATGCGGATTGGCATTTACAGAACCATAGTTGTGAACTGGATAATTCAGGAAAATATACCCGTATTTCTGTTTGAACTGGACGCAATGTGGTTACAAAATCCTTTACCATTTCTGATTGATACAGAGCCGTACGATTTAGCCATTATACCGACCTATGATAAATCCTTCGAGGCAGCGATCGGATTTTACTACATGAGAGCAAGCAAACGTATGAAACAATTTTGGCGGGAATTGATTCGTCGACTCATTGACTTGAAGAACATGTTTTCTTGTTTGAGAAATGAAGATCTCgttagagagagagataacGACCAAATGGTTCTGCATGATATGATCAAGGAAcattataaaaatattatgaTATACTTTTTACCACTAGATAGATTTATTGACGGAAAGTGGTATTGGAACCCGGATACACGAACATTAAGAGACGCCTTcatattgaattttaattttatcattgGAGTTGATAACAAAATAATTCGTGCTAAAAATTTTGAACACTGGTTTGTATCCGATGACAATGTTACTTGTTTGCCTCACAGGTATACACGTTTTCGTAATCAGTTGAGTGGATTAATGTGA